A region from the Stutzerimonas stutzeri genome encodes:
- a CDS encoding MBL fold metallo-hydrolase: protein MNAQVDAFFDPATFTFSYVVSDPDTRQCALVDSVLDYDPATGRTSHASADRLIAFVHEHGLNVQWLLETHVHADHLSAAPYLKERLGGHLAIGDRITVVQETFGKLFNVGAGFATDGRQFDHLFQDGEAFQVGAIQARALHTPGHTPACMTYVIGDAAFVGDTLFMPDYGTARCDFPGGDARTLYRSVQKLFQLPGETRMFMCHDYRAPGREDFRYETTVATEREHNVHIHEGVTEDEFVAMRTARDATLAMPALILPSVQINIRGGELPAPESNGVRYLKIPLDVL from the coding sequence ATGAACGCCCAGGTTGACGCGTTTTTCGATCCGGCAACTTTCACGTTTAGCTACGTCGTCAGTGATCCAGATACACGCCAGTGCGCTTTGGTCGATTCGGTGCTCGATTACGATCCAGCCACTGGACGCACCTCACATGCCTCCGCCGACCGGCTGATCGCATTCGTGCATGAGCACGGCCTGAACGTGCAGTGGCTCCTCGAAACCCACGTGCATGCGGATCACCTGAGCGCCGCGCCATACCTGAAAGAACGCCTGGGCGGACACCTGGCGATCGGCGACCGGATCACGGTGGTGCAAGAGACGTTCGGCAAGCTGTTCAATGTAGGGGCCGGGTTCGCCACCGACGGACGCCAGTTCGATCACCTGTTCCAAGACGGCGAGGCCTTCCAGGTCGGCGCTATCCAAGCGCGCGCATTGCATACGCCGGGACACACGCCCGCCTGCATGACCTACGTGATCGGCGACGCTGCGTTCGTTGGAGATACGCTGTTCATGCCGGATTACGGCACCGCCCGCTGCGACTTCCCCGGCGGCGACGCGCGGACGCTCTACCGGTCGGTTCAAAAGTTGTTCCAGTTGCCTGGCGAGACGCGGATGTTCATGTGCCATGACTACAGGGCCCCTGGCCGCGAGGACTTTCGCTATGAAACGACCGTCGCCACGGAGCGCGAGCATAACGTGCACATACATGAAGGCGTGACCGAGGACGAGTTCGTGGCAATGCGCACTGCCCGCGATGCCACCCTGGCGATGCCCGCGCTGATCCTGCCATCGGTGCAAATCAACATACGTGGCGGTGAGCTGCCGGCGCCCGAAAGCAACGGCGTACGCTACCTGAAGATCCCTCTCGACGTGCTGTAA
- a CDS encoding ZIP family metal transporter: MASTQSAAATLRAAWIAHARANPIVTLGLIGTVLVVVSLSVASGYNAFQNGNESNVRYALLGGSAGFVATALGALMAVVLNNISTRTQDSMLGFAAGMMLAASSFSLILPGLAAARELFDSGVLAALTVVAGLGIGVLLMLGLDYFTPHAHESAGAFGPNHQRMSRVWLFVFAIVLHNVPEGMAIGVSFANGDLNVGLPLTTAIAIQDIPEGLAIALALRTTGLSAWRSIVVAAASGLMEPLGALVGLGISSGLAVAYPISLGLAAGAMIFVVSHEVIPETHRNGHQTPATVGLMGGFAVMMFLDTALG; encoded by the coding sequence ATGGCAAGCACTCAAAGCGCCGCAGCGACGCTACGCGCGGCATGGATCGCGCACGCTCGGGCAAATCCCATCGTCACGCTTGGCCTGATAGGTACAGTGCTGGTGGTCGTATCGTTGTCGGTCGCGAGTGGCTATAACGCATTTCAGAACGGCAACGAGAGCAATGTCCGCTACGCCTTGCTCGGTGGTAGTGCGGGTTTCGTCGCCACGGCGTTGGGCGCGCTGATGGCGGTCGTGCTGAACAACATTTCCACGCGGACCCAGGACAGCATGCTGGGCTTTGCGGCCGGCATGATGCTCGCGGCCAGTTCGTTCTCGCTGATTCTCCCGGGGCTGGCCGCGGCCCGTGAGTTGTTCGACAGCGGCGTGCTGGCGGCATTGACCGTCGTGGCTGGGCTCGGAATCGGTGTGCTGCTGATGCTCGGGCTGGACTATTTCACGCCGCACGCGCACGAGAGTGCCGGCGCCTTTGGGCCGAACCACCAGCGCATGAGCCGGGTCTGGCTATTCGTGTTCGCCATCGTTCTGCACAACGTTCCGGAGGGCATGGCCATCGGCGTGAGTTTCGCCAACGGCGATCTGAACGTCGGTCTGCCGCTCACGACGGCAATTGCCATACAGGATATTCCCGAAGGGCTGGCCATCGCGTTGGCCTTGCGAACCACCGGGCTCTCCGCCTGGCGATCGATTGTGGTCGCTGCTGCGTCCGGCTTGATGGAGCCGCTCGGTGCTCTGGTCGGGCTGGGCATATCCAGCGGACTGGCCGTTGCCTACCCGATCAGTCTCGGATTGGCCGCCGGCGCGATGATCTTCGTGGTTTCGCACGAGGTGATTCCCGAAACCCATCGCAACGGCCACCAGACCCCCGCGACGGTCGGGTTGATGGGCGGTTTCGCGGTCATGATGTTTCTCGATACCGCGTTGGGTTAG
- a CDS encoding NAD(P)/FAD-dependent oxidoreductase — protein MSKAPIAIVGTGIAGLSAAQALHAAGQSVQLFDKSRGLGGRMSSKRSDAGHLDLGTQYFTARDRRFTEAVRQWQSAGWVGEWSPNLYQSHGGQLSPSADEQVRWVGAPRMSAIAAGLLGELPAKLSCRVTEAFRGEEYWTLVDAEGNNHGPYSQVIIAIPAPQASALLASAPKLAAVAASVAMEPTWSVALGFPTPLDTQLEACFVQDDALDWLARHRSKPGREGSLDTWVLHASSAWSRQHLDLSRELVVEQLLGAFAELIDCVVPAPEFTLAHRWLYARPTQSHEWGALADAHLGLYACGDWCLSGRVEGAWLSGQEAARRLLEQL, from the coding sequence ATGAGCAAAGCTCCCATCGCCATCGTCGGCACCGGCATTGCAGGACTCTCCGCGGCGCAGGCTCTGCATGCGGCCGGACAGTCCGTCCAGCTGTTCGACAAGAGCCGCGGCCTTGGTGGACGTATGTCCAGCAAGCGCAGCGACGCCGGCCACCTTGACCTTGGCACCCAGTATTTCACTGCACGTGACCGGCGCTTTACCGAGGCCGTGCGGCAATGGCAAAGCGCCGGCTGGGTTGGCGAATGGTCACCCAATCTCTACCAGTCCCACGGCGGCCAATTGTCGCCTTCGGCGGACGAGCAAGTACGCTGGGTCGGCGCGCCACGTATGAGTGCGATCGCCGCCGGGCTGCTCGGCGAGCTGCCAGCCAAGCTGTCGTGCCGCGTCACCGAGGCGTTTCGGGGGGAGGAGTACTGGACGCTGGTCGATGCCGAAGGCAACAACCACGGCCCTTACAGTCAGGTGATCATTGCAATCCCGGCGCCCCAAGCCAGCGCCCTGCTGGCCTCGGCACCAAAGCTGGCCGCCGTTGCCGCCAGCGTGGCCATGGAGCCCACCTGGTCCGTGGCCTTGGGTTTTCCGACACCGCTGGACACCCAGCTCGAGGCCTGTTTCGTTCAGGACGATGCGCTGGATTGGCTGGCGCGCCACCGCAGCAAGCCGGGGCGCGAAGGCTCGCTGGACACCTGGGTCCTGCATGCCAGCAGCGCATGGAGCCGGCAGCATCTGGACCTGTCCCGCGAACTGGTGGTCGAGCAACTGCTCGGTGCCTTTGCCGAGCTGATCGACTGCGTGGTGCCCGCGCCGGAATTCACCCTCGCACATCGTTGGCTCTACGCGCGCCCGACCCAGTCCCATGAATGGGGTGCGCTCGCCGATGCCCATCTCGGTCTGTATGCGTGCGGAGACTGGTGCCTCTCAGGGCGCGTCGAAGGCGCGTGGCTCAGCGGCCAGGAAGCCGCACGGCGGCTGCTCGAGCAGCTATAG